A region of the Methanobrevibacter ruminantium M1 genome:
AAGGCATCCTGATATTTCATAAAGCTCTCGCTGTCATTCTCATTTCTGAATTTACGCGGCCATTGAGTGTGAGGGTGAGGATATGCTTTCATTGCATACTTCAATGAATCGGCACTCTTTTTAGCAAGGACTAACGCAATTTGGCTAAAGAACTCAAACTTATCTTTAGAGTCTATCATTGTAAAGCCCAAATACTCTTTGCTAGGTCCATAGAACTTTCCATATTTATATCCAAGGAAAATGCAACTAGGATGAATGCCGTTAATCAATCTATCATCATTTAAAACATTCATTATTCCATCATAATCCTTTAGGAGTTCTAGATTATACAATATCTCATCGCTTCCGTTTGCAAGTGAATCTGGAGATTTTAGAATGTTATTCTTATATATTTCAACCAATATTTCCCTTATCCTTTGCTCACAATCACCATATAAGCCAAGGATAGCCTTTTTAAACTCATCAAACTTGATGAAGTACCTATCCTCAATGGCAAGGATATAATCGCCCATTCTATAGAGGAATAGCCTTAGCTTTGATCTTGCATCAATATGGCTTAATGATTCAAGCCCAAAGACCAATTCCTCTTCATTCAACCCATGTTTTGAATAGATGAGCAAAAGCAATGTGTCTCTAGCAAAGCCATTTGCAAAGCTTGCATCATTTTCAAGTGCGCGAAGCAGTTCCTCAAAAGCGCTTAATGTGGAATCTCCGAATCCTTCAATCTTTTCAACTAAATTCTCATAGGAACCGAAGTTTTTAAGCTCATTCAAGAGTATCTTAAGGAATAATGGAGACTTTGAAGCGGGATTTGATATTATCAATTCCTTCTGTGCCTGATTCAAGTTCTTTAGGATATGATTAAGGTATTCGTTGATTAATTGCTCCCTTTCAGAGATATCTTCAAATCCTTCAATGATCAACTCCTTATGAAGAATGGCAATTTCATAGCTTTCACCGCAAGAGAGTATGATATGGAGATTGTCTGGAATCTCATTAAAGACCAAACGGTCATTTAGCTTATCTGCATTGGAAATAATTAGAACTCTCACTCCACTATCGCTTAACTGCTTAAGGAACTCATCATCAAGGGCATGTTTAACTCCTTTATATAATGCCTCCTCTCCATTGAAAAGACCTATTTCACTTCCAATGCTTAAGGACAAATTGGAAGAGGAATTGCTTTTTGCTGTTGCATTTGATATCCTCATTATTGAAGATATTCCCTTTTCATTCAATAGGGCATGTACCCTAGAAAGAAGGGTGTTTTTACCAATGCCCTCTGCTCCCTTAACTAGAAGCAATCTTTCATTGTCTGATTCGATGAATTCATTAATATAATCGATTTCCTTTTGCTTTCCTACAAAATCGTGTGATATGGACATTATCTCCAAGTTCTGAAGCATTGCATCATCTAGGAAGATATCATCTGTTTTAACAGGCTTATAATCTGGAAACTCATTTTCAATCTGCTTTTTAACCTCGGCGATAATGACCTCGGAAAGGGGTCTGCCATTACAGGTGAAATCAGTGAGCCCTCCCTTTGAGGATGACAATTCATAAAGCTCCATATTCTCATCCCAAATGCAGGAATAATCAAAGAATATGCATTTCTCCCTTATCAAGTCCTTCAGTTGGGAAAGCTTCTCATCATCTTCAGGCTTTCTATTCAAATAGATGTCCCTTTGGGCAGGGGAGAGATCTACATCTTCAAATGGGTTCTCACGCAAGAAGAACAGTGCCCTTTTTGCATGCTCATTATCAAAATCATTTTCCAAAAGCTTGAATAAAGGCAATGTTGTGGCATGCTCTATCTCCATTTCGGTAACTGACAGATGTCCAACAAGATTTGAAACCTTTGGGAAATTTATAAATGTTTCTTCAGTAACCTTTCTTTCTCCTTTTTCTGGAATTCGACCTCTGCGCTGTCCAAGGAAGCATATAAAGAAAGGCCTGCACTTATCAATATACTGGAGGCAGATATTTATTGAATTGCCTGATCTGCTATCCTCACGTGTGATACCCCATCTCAAATCCACTTCAGTAAGCAATATCCTCCTTTCCTTACACCATTTGCTTAGCTCAGGGAAGACTTCAGTAATGAGATAATCCCTTTCGGAATGCATATCCTTAAAGGTGGAGCTTATAAATATCTTAATTTCAATCCACTTTTGGCTAATTTCCACTGTATTTAAAACTTCCACCCCATCTATTACAAAAACCAGCTTGCCTCCATCCTCATTATTTATATCAATGCCTTCAATTTGCTTATCATTAAAGTTATAAGCCTTTAGCTTTCCGGAATTTTTTATTTGGGCACTTTTGATTGGGAAGTCCTTATCTATCTTTAAAAGGCCCTTGTTTATGATGATTGAATGGTTGAAATTGGAATCATATAACTTGGAGAGGTTATTATTGAAAATGCTAATTTCACCACTGTCTGAATTGGAATTGTTTATTTTACTGCCTAAATTGGAATTAGTTATTTCACCACTATCTGAATTGGAATTATTAGCTTTATCACTTTCAAAACTGCATTTGCAGATTCTTAAGCTATCATAATTGCTTATATCATTACCATTTTTTACAGAACGATTATCAGTGAAATCACAGTTATTCAATGACAATGCACCGCTCTTATTTAAAATAGCTCCACCTTCTCCCCAAAGAGATGAATTACTTATAAATAGGGTATCGATTATGGAAAGGGAGCCATTTTCATTATATATTGCACCTCCTCCAGTTTCAAATTTTATGGCATTTGCAGCGTTATGCCTAAATATTGAACTGTCAATTGAAACCGATGCATCCTTAATTGAGATTGCACCTCCATTATATGCTGCATTATCCCTAAACTCCACTTCATATATTTTAAGAAATCCTTCTTTCATGCTTATTGCAGCACCATTGGAGAGTTTTGAGAATCCATTTTCCAAATTAACGTTTCTAAATATAATATCATTACCTGCCAAGGTGAAAATGTTTCTCATTCTTAATGCATCAATAGTATGGCCATTTCCATTAAAAATGAGATTGTCCCGATTAAAGTTTATTCCATCTGGAAAGTACAATTGCTCGTCATTGGCTATGTCTAACTTTATATCATGCATCAAATCTATTTGGGAGTCATTTCCATCCAATAATTCCTTTAGGAAAGTAAAACTTTTCTCATCATTATTTAATGGAGCAAATTCGATTATACCTCCCTTATTATCAATATCAAAGGATTTTCCCTTTTCAATAAAAACAGTCCATTCATTATCTATTTTCAAATCTGAATGCATATCCTTTAAAACAAGATTGAATCTGTTTGAAATGTCATTAGCTGATTTGCGGCCTCCATTTTTATCAAAGGAGCTATTTTCAATAATTGTCTCTCCATTGAATTCATTGTGGATTGCACCTCCCCGTTTATTGGAGTGATTGAATTCAAATCTTGAGTCTGAAAGCTTGAGCAAACCTTCATTAAAGATTGCTCCCCCGTCCTCTAAAGAGAGATTATATTCAAAAATTGAATCGGATATATTAAGGGTTCCAGTATTTTTAATGGTTCCTCCCTGTCCCCTGGAAGAGTTGTTTCTTATATGGCAATGGTGAATGGTCAGCTCCCCCATATTTCGTATTATGCTTCCTATACAAACCAGATTATCGCCAAATATCCTATGGGACTCATTGGAATTTTTAAAAAAGCTGCAATTGGATAAATGCAACTCGCCTTTTGAAAACACATCTATGATTGAATCAAGCTCACTATATCCATTTTCAATTCTAAGATTTTTAATGGCAAGGTTTTTAGATGAAACCTTAAATATTTCCGCCTTATTTCTTCCATCCACCACATGTCCATTCCCATCAAGGGTTATATTACTCCCGCCGATATCTATTCCTCTTTTGTAAGATTCAATTTCACTATCAGCTAGAACAATATCGCAATCCAGAACAATATCCTTTTGGCCGCTATGGATTAGATCATCCAGATATTTGAAATTTCGAACATTATTGTTATCTGAAGAATTTCTATTTTGATTATCTGGAAGAGAATTCCTATTTTTATTATCTGAAAGAGAATCTCCTCTTGGATTATCTGAAATCGCTTCATTCTTTTGAGATTCCCTCTTATCATGAGATTTATTTCCTGATTCAAGTGCATTTTTCAACTTATCGAAAAAACCCATTTTAACACCATAGAATTAAATTATTTTTATAATTATTACCAAATCATTGCCTAATTAAAAATAAAAGACCTAAAAAAAGAAAAAAAGTTTTTTGAACTAAATAAGAATTATAAAAATAATTTTAAAAGAAGAATTAAGTAAAAATACTTATTCTTCTTAAAAACTATTTAATATGTTTTAAATTTCCTTTAAACTATGCAGAATAGTGTTCTGGACCATAAGGCTCTGGTGAAAGACCCTTTCTTGTACGGATTTGTCTTACAATATCATCCTGGAGATAGATTGGCAAGGTTTCAAATCCTTTCATTTCTGTTGAGAAGTCACCTTTACCTCCTGTTGCAGATCTTATGTCTCCTGCAAATCCGAACATCTTTGCAATAGGAACTTCAAAGTCCATCTCTGCAATGACTCCTTTTGTCTCCTGACCAATGATTCTACCTCTTCTGTTTTGAATGTCCTTATTACAATTGCCCATATACTCTAATGGAGCTGAAATGAAAACCTTTTGAATAGGCTCCAATAGACATGGGTTTGCAGACATTATTGAAGCGTAAATCGCTTTCTTGATAGCAGGAAGAACTTGAGCCGGACCTCTGTGAACTGCATCCTCGTGAAGCTTAGCGTCTGAGAGGATGAACTTCAATCCTACAGCTTCCTCATTTGCCAAAGGACCGTCCTTTAAGGCTGCTTCAAAACCTTCAAGCAATAGCTCCTTTACTTCATCCAAGTATTGGATACCTCTGGTCATATTGATAAACATGGACCTGTTGTAGACATCCCATACCCTTCTTGCCTCTTCCTTATCCATTCCAAGCTCAATGAAGTCTTGAGCAGTTTCCTTGGTTTTAATTCTGCCTTCCTTCAAGTCTCCTTCAATCAAGGCATCATAAAGAGGCTTGTCTAAAGGCTGAACGTCAATATAGAACCTGTTATGCTTGTTAGGTGATTTACCTTCAATGACTGGAGAATGACCTAATACGCTTTCCTTGTATACGATGATAGGCTCTGAAACAAGAATTTCCAATTTCTTGTCATTAATTATTCTGTTTGTTACAACTTCCAAGTGAAGCTCTCCCATACCTGAAATCAATTGCTCTCCAGTGGTCTCATTGATTTCCACCTTGATTGTAGGGTCTTCCTTAGAGACCTGTCTTAAGACCTCAATCAATTTAGGAAGATCCTTGGTGTTTTTAGCCTCTACAGCTACAGTAACTACAGGCTCTGAAATGTGGTCGATAGGCTCAAACTCATCGATGATACAATCTGCAGAACAGATGGTCTCACCTGCGCTTGCTCCCTTTACACCTGTCAAGTAAGCAATGTTTCCAACTGGAACCTTACCTGTATCGATGGTTTCAGCACCCATAAAGATTCCAGCCTGCTGGACTCTTGCCTTGCCGTGGGAACCTACCAGATATATTTCGCTAGACTTCTCCAAGGTTCCTCCATAGATTCTGCATGTTGCAACGATTCCCGCATGCTTATCTACAGCCACATTGGTAATCATTCCGGCTAAAGGACCATCTGGAGACATCTTTATCATGGTCTGGCCAACTTCAGACTCAATATCGCCATCCCAAATCTTAGGAACCCTGTAGACTTGAGCCACATTAGGTGAAGGCAAGTGTTTAACTACCATATTCAACAGGACTTCAGTCAATGGCAAGAGCTGCTTCAATTCGTCTTCCTTGCCTTCATTGCAGTAATCTATAATGTCCTTAAAGGTAAATTTTGTCTCCTGCATCTTTGGAATGTTGATAGCCCAATTCTTGAATGCAGAACCGAAAGCTACACTTCCTTCCTCTACATTTACCATCCATTCATTTTTCTTATCCTTAGGGGCCAATGACTTGATTAATGCATTGACTTCAACGATAATGCTTGTAAGTTGCTTCAATAGCTCTTCTGGACCTAATTTCAATTCATTGATAAGCCTGTCTACCTTGTTGATGAATAGAACTGGCTTTACGTTTTCCCTTAAAGCCTGCTTAAGAACTGTTTCAGTCTGAGGCATAACACCGTCTACAGCACATACCACTACAACGGCACCGTCTACAGCCCTCATTGCACGGGTAACGTCCCCTCCAAAGTCAACGTGACCTGGAGTGTCAATAAGGTTAATGAGGTATTGTTCTCCCTCATATTCCTGTACCATAGAAGCGTTTGCAGCGTCAATGGTAATTCCACGTTCCTGTTCGTCCTTTTTAGTGTCCATACCAAGTGCCTCTCCAGCCAAATCCTCGGAGATCAATCCAGCACCTGCAAGCAAGTTATCTGATAAGGTTGTTTTACCGTGATCAATATGTGCACATATTCCTATGTTTCTGATGTATTCTGGCTTGTACATCAATTCCTTTATCTTTGCAATCATTTTGTCTCTTCTTGACATAAATAACACTCCTTTTTGTTTATAAGTGATTTAAATTAAATTAAAATAATTCAAATGGGTTCTTATTAAAAGATAAGAACAAAGATTATGAAAGCCCAGTAATTAAAAATAAGTTAATTAATTTAAAATAATGAAAAAAATAAAATACGATTTGGTTTTTCTAAAAAAAGCAGTTTTATAATTATTTTTATTTAACAAATTGATTAAAATGTTATAAAAGTTGTTTTAAGATTATTTGATCAAAGAATTATTTAATGCCCAGGATAATTCAATAAACCTAGCATCATCCTTTAAATTGATTTTTTTAAACTAGTAGTTTCTTTTTTTATAATAATCAAATAAACACATAAACTTTGCAATGTTAATCATAGAACCATTTAATTTAGAATCAGCTTTCATAAAATTAAAATCTGTTTCTGAGTCTTCGAGTCCCATGGCTAACACCCCCAAATAATCTTTAATTTTAGTATATATTTAATAAATATATAAAATTTATGAAATTTGTCTAAAAACAGAAAGATTTAGACAAATAACTAATTTTATTCATTTTAAACTTCTTTAATTATAGTTTTGATTAGATTGTATATAAATAGAGTAAAGGAATTGCTTTATTTAAACTTGATAAAAATCGAAGGATAATCAAGGAATTATTTCAATCAACAATAAATCCGTGAACATTTTAAAAGCAGGAATCATAATATAGGATTCCGATGCACTATAAAAATTTCTTATCCATCAGCCTGTAATTAACAAACTGCTCTGCAAACTTATTCTCTGCATAATCGGAAATAACAGACTCTTCATTAATACAGTGCTCAATCACCTTTGGACTGATTTTAAAATTGGAATTATCCAAAACGTACTTCCTTAATACATCATTTTCCTCATTTAGGAAGGCCTCTTCCAGAATAGCATTATCAGTTGTTTTAGAAAGATATAATAATTTTATTCTAAAATC
Encoded here:
- a CDS encoding DUF4062 domain-containing protein, which gives rise to MGFFDKLKNALESGNKSHDKRESQKNEAISDNPRGDSLSDNKNRNSLPDNQNRNSSDNNNVRNFKYLDDLIHSGQKDIVLDCDIVLADSEIESYKRGIDIGGSNITLDGNGHVVDGRNKAEIFKVSSKNLAIKNLRIENGYSELDSIIDVFSKGELHLSNCSFFKNSNESHRIFGDNLVCIGSIIRNMGELTIHHCHIRNNSSRGQGGTIKNTGTLNISDSIFEYNLSLEDGGAIFNEGLLKLSDSRFEFNHSNKRGGAIHNEFNGETIIENSSFDKNGGRKSANDISNRFNLVLKDMHSDLKIDNEWTVFIEKGKSFDIDNKGGIIEFAPLNNDEKSFTFLKELLDGNDSQIDLMHDIKLDIANDEQLYFPDGINFNRDNLIFNGNGHTIDALRMRNIFTLAGNDIIFRNVNLENGFSKLSNGAAISMKEGFLKIYEVEFRDNAAYNGGAISIKDASVSIDSSIFRHNAANAIKFETGGGAIYNENGSLSIIDTLFISNSSLWGEGGAILNKSGALSLNNCDFTDNRSVKNGNDISNYDSLRICKCSFESDKANNSNSDSGEITNSNLGSKINNSNSDSGEISIFNNNLSKLYDSNFNHSIIINKGLLKIDKDFPIKSAQIKNSGKLKAYNFNDKQIEGIDINNEDGGKLVFVIDGVEVLNTVEISQKWIEIKIFISSTFKDMHSERDYLITEVFPELSKWCKERRILLTEVDLRWGITREDSRSGNSINICLQYIDKCRPFFICFLGQRRGRIPEKGERKVTEETFINFPKVSNLVGHLSVTEMEIEHATTLPLFKLLENDFDNEHAKRALFFLRENPFEDVDLSPAQRDIYLNRKPEDDEKLSQLKDLIREKCIFFDYSCIWDENMELYELSSSKGGLTDFTCNGRPLSEVIIAEVKKQIENEFPDYKPVKTDDIFLDDAMLQNLEIMSISHDFVGKQKEIDYINEFIESDNERLLLVKGAEGIGKNTLLSRVHALLNEKGISSIMRISNATAKSNSSSNLSLSIGSEIGLFNGEEALYKGVKHALDDEFLKQLSDSGVRVLIISNADKLNDRLVFNEIPDNLHIILSCGESYEIAILHKELIIEGFEDISEREQLINEYLNHILKNLNQAQKELIISNPASKSPLFLKILLNELKNFGSYENLVEKIEGFGDSTLSAFEELLRALENDASFANGFARDTLLLLIYSKHGLNEEELVFGLESLSHIDARSKLRLFLYRMGDYILAIEDRYFIKFDEFKKAILGLYGDCEQRIREILVEIYKNNILKSPDSLANGSDEILYNLELLKDYDGIMNVLNDDRLINGIHPSCIFLGYKYGKFYGPSKEYLGFTMIDSKDKFEFFSQIALVLAKKSADSLKYAMKAYPHPHTQWPRKFRNENDSESFMKYQDAFYAIPMFIEAACRYANKAIKDEEDLDKLREFKSEFDKRINGVDSFLNYMSNFGSSQLDLGYKVEALADDAIFSLDNLNEYYNGGVSEK
- a CDS encoding elongation factor EF-2 → MSRRDKMIAKIKELMYKPEYIRNIGICAHIDHGKTTLSDNLLAGAGLISEDLAGEALGMDTKKDEQERGITIDAANASMVQEYEGEQYLINLIDTPGHVDFGGDVTRAMRAVDGAVVVVCAVDGVMPQTETVLKQALRENVKPVLFINKVDRLINELKLGPEELLKQLTSIIVEVNALIKSLAPKDKKNEWMVNVEEGSVAFGSAFKNWAINIPKMQETKFTFKDIIDYCNEGKEDELKQLLPLTEVLLNMVVKHLPSPNVAQVYRVPKIWDGDIESEVGQTMIKMSPDGPLAGMITNVAVDKHAGIVATCRIYGGTLEKSSEIYLVGSHGKARVQQAGIFMGAETIDTGKVPVGNIAYLTGVKGASAGETICSADCIIDEFEPIDHISEPVVTVAVEAKNTKDLPKLIEVLRQVSKEDPTIKVEINETTGEQLISGMGELHLEVVTNRIINDKKLEILVSEPIIVYKESVLGHSPVIEGKSPNKHNRFYIDVQPLDKPLYDALIEGDLKEGRIKTKETAQDFIELGMDKEEARRVWDVYNRSMFINMTRGIQYLDEVKELLLEGFEAALKDGPLANEEAVGLKFILSDAKLHEDAVHRGPAQVLPAIKKAIYASIMSANPCLLEPIQKVFISAPLEYMGNCNKDIQNRRGRIIGQETKGVIAEMDFEVPIAKMFGFAGDIRSATGGKGDFSTEMKGFETLPIYLQDDIVRQIRTRKGLSPEPYGPEHYSA